One Gloeocapsopsis sp. IPPAS B-1203 genomic window, TTCTTGCCAGCGTAAACCCAAAAAACAAGCGATTGTGAGCATTTGTCCTGGCTCCTCCATTTGAGTTAAGATAAAACCAAGAACCGCAGTCGAAAGTAGCAAAAACTTGCAAAAATTGTCTACACAAATCCTCCGCCACACAATGGAACCAAGATATAAATAAGCACCTAAACCAATCAACCCTAAATCTCCCCAAATTCCCACCCATGTAAACATTGGGAAGTACAAGGTAGATTCTCGTGCTAGCCACCCAGATGGACTGAGTATAACTTGCCAAACCGCAGCAGATACAGGATGAACTGTCGCACCAAGTGGCAATAGTAGCGATGCATAATCATTCATAAACCATCCTCCTAAGCGGGTAACGGTGTGACCAGGACCTAGCCCAAAAAACCATTGCAACGGTGTTGTGTAGTAAGAAGGAATAATTCGCAATGCTGTACTCTTTAGTAAAGTTGCTTCTCCGTCTGAACCATAGAGATTGTCTTCGGCTCGGTAAGTCGTGAAGTTTCGATAGGGATCTAAAAATTCTACATCTGTGTAAACGAGCGCCCAGTAAAAAATAGCAATTATCAAAACGATAGGAACAAGATAATACAGGATTTTTAGAGGTTTTTTGACGTTTGTAAAAACGACTAGTAGCCAGCCGACAAATAGAGCTACAAATACTTGCTTTGAGTCAGAAATAAATGTTTGGTAAAAAGCACCGATAAATACAGCGATCCGGATCTGCAGAGGAACTGTTTTAAACTCATTCAAGAAGTATAAAGCGAAGTATAGAGAAACCGTAGCGGATATATAATTCCCTGCACTCCCTCCTTTTGAAGCAAAAACACCTGCGGTATTGTCTTCAATCAATTGACCTCCTTCTGCTCCAGGATAAAGTCCTATAGGTAGGAGAATAGACTGAGCAATTGCCAGGAGCAAGTTAAATAGACAGAATCCTGCTATCCAATTTCTAAATCTCTTGAGCTTTTCACCTGATAATGGAGTTGCCATTATAGCTATTAAAAGCAGGAATGGTTCTGCTTGTAACATATATTGCAGAAAGACATTTAGAACTCCTGCCTGATTAATAAGAGCACTTGCAATTGTGCACGCCAGTAGAACTCCTAAACCAAAAATTAGTTCCCAAGTGATCGCAACTTGCTTTCGATCTTTAACTCGCGTCGTCAATAGAGCAATACCTACAACAACCGGAAGAACGACAAAATGAACAAAGTTGAGGGGTGAGGGAGCACCAAAGTAAGTTAAGAGACGAGGAAAAAAAGCAGTAGCAAATCCTATGAGAATTAGCGTGGAGCTTCTAATCGTTCCTTTCTTTTTTTGGATGGCTACATGCGAAATCATAAAAATGCTTAAAATTTAATCAAAAGTCTAGTTGATCAAGAAAAATTTAAATTATTGAAAGTAAGTGAACCGTTGAAGTTTAAAATTTCATGTTCTGGGATCGCCACCGAATTTGATTCTTTAAAGCTAAAGATGTTTTATTAAAATCTCTTAACGAATACTTAAGAAGACAGTGATTTGTCAGTTAAACAAGTTGGCATCACACTATCTATATCTTTGTAGACATGGGCTAGAAACTTGCCCTTTGCTTCCCAACTATAATAATTTTTGACTTTCTGTTGTCCTGCTTGTCCCATTTGTAAACGCAAGTTCTTGTCTTTAGCAAGCCTAACCATAGCTTGTGCGAGATCGTTAACAGCCTGTTCTGGACTATGTGCCGGAACTTTAATGCCAATTTCCGATGTGACCAATTGTGACGGTCCACCCAAATCCAGACAAAGAATAGGTCTACCAGACGCCATTGCCTCCAGAGGAACCCATCCTCCTGAATCATGCAGGCTAGGATGTACTAAAATAGAACATTGCCCTAACTTGAGCAAAACTTCCTCACGTGGCAACAGTCCGAAAAACTTCACTTGCTCGGCAATCCCCAAATTTTTGGAGAGTGCTTGCAATCGTCCTAACTCAGGTCCTTCACCTAAAATCCAGTACTCAGCATCGGGGAGATTTGCCTGAGCAAATGCCCGCAGTCCTAAATGAATTCCTTTCCAGTGGAGTAGACGAGCGATGTTGATAAATCGAACTGAAGAACCTGTTGGGGGTGGGCACTGACTAAGTTGTTCGATCTCTAGTTGTGACATTCCTGATTCAGACAATCGCTCGACATGGGATGCTCCCAACTTGCGTAGTTGTTTCGCGGTATCTTCAGTAGTCGCATATGCGATCGCACTTCGTTGAGCCGTCAGATGAGTAAACGGATCTAGTTCTCCAATTGCTCGCCATGCCCAACGTAACGACTCATAGAGCTTATTTTTCCTATTAAAATCAGTCCAAAATGACAACGGAGCCGACTCACCACCTCCTACCGGACCCCAGATAAATGGAATTGGTAGAAGAGATAGGAAACTAGGAGAGGAGTAGCGCACAAAAGTGACATGGTGGACGATATCGAAGCCAATCTCTTTGTGAAGTTTCCGTCCGACAAAATATGCTTGGATTTGCCAGAGGTAGTAGTGAAGTTGCATAGCACCAGATTGTCCCCAACGCAAACTATCTTGCCAAAAGGGAAGTGTGAAATAGACAAAATGCAGATTAGGTACTGGATTAGCTGCTAATTCAGCTTCAATTGCATCCTTACTTTCGTCGGTTCTAGTCAATACCCAAACTTCATGATGTTTAGCGACTTCCCGCGCCACATTCCAACCAACACCTCTTTCTGATCCTCTACCTGGTTCACATGAATAAGCGGATATGAGTACCTTCATGACTTTGCCTCGTCTTTACAACCCTTCTGAAAAAGATTCTTGTGATGCTAAAGGTTTAACTTGATAAACTGCTTCATGCATATTGCGTTTGATTCGCTCTATCACTTCTAAAAAAGCATGGATTTCACAATCGAGATCTTGCCCATAAAAGACTTCTTTAGACCGTTCGCTGTAACGCTGGCGATTTTCAGGATCAGCCATCTCCAGCATGGCGTTTGCTAAAGCATCAACATTGCCACAG contains:
- a CDS encoding glycosyltransferase, whose translation is MKVLISAYSCEPGRGSERGVGWNVAREVAKHHEVWVLTRTDESKDAIEAELAANPVPNLHFVYFTLPFWQDSLRWGQSGAMQLHYYLWQIQAYFVGRKLHKEIGFDIVHHVTFVRYSSPSFLSLLPIPFIWGPVGGGESAPLSFWTDFNRKNKLYESLRWAWRAIGELDPFTHLTAQRSAIAYATTEDTAKQLRKLGASHVERLSESGMSQLEIEQLSQCPPPTGSSVRFINIARLLHWKGIHLGLRAFAQANLPDAEYWILGEGPELGRLQALSKNLGIAEQVKFFGLLPREEVLLKLGQCSILVHPSLHDSGGWVPLEAMASGRPILCLDLGGPSQLVTSEIGIKVPAHSPEQAVNDLAQAMVRLAKDKNLRLQMGQAGQQKVKNYYSWEAKGKFLAHVYKDIDSVMPTCLTDKSLSS